The following is a genomic window from Amycolatopsis acidiphila.
ACCAGTCCCTTCTCGTAGCCACGCCGGGACACCGCAGCCAGCTCGTCACGCAATGCCTGCAGTACTCCGGGATCCACCCCGTTGTCCACGACCACGTCCTCCGTCCTCAGGCGCGCCCGGGGTAGTCGCTGTAGGTGACCTCGACGTCGAACTTGCGAACCTCCTGCACGAACGACGCGAGGTGCTCCGACATCCGGTCCAGCATCTGCAGCCCCTTCTCCCGGTTGGACCGGAAGGGGTTGCCGATCACCGCCGTGTCGCAGTACTCGTGGTGCTCCATCGGCACCCAGATGTTCTCCGACCCCTTGAACTTCACCGTCGACGTGCCGTCGATCTTGGAGAACTCGTCGGTCATGTAGGCCGGCGCGTGCGCCCGGTCCTCGACCGCCCGCTTCATGTTCACCAGCCCTTCCGACGTCGCCATGAGCGCGGACGTCTCCAGCTCGCTGGAGTGCCAGCCCGGCGTCTCCTCCGGCGGGTTCTCGAACAGGTCCTGGATCACCGACGCGTCCCGCTCGGTCGGCGTCTTGTAGTAGGAGATGAACGCACCGGTGTCATAGCGCAACTGTCGCATGACCTCGTCGATCGGCTTCGTGTTCGAGCCGTGATGGCTGACGAAGATGACCCGTTTGAAGCCGTGGAAGATGAGGCTGCGCGCGATGTCGCTCATGATCCGACGATAGGTCTCGGCGCGCAGCGTGATCGTGCCCGCGCCCTCGAGGTGCCTGCCCATGTGGTGTGGCGAGTACCCGAACGGGACCAGCGGGGAGTAGAGCACGTCGGCGGCCTTGGCGGCGCGCTTGACGACCTCCATCGTCACGTAGCTGTCCGTGCCCAGCGGGATGTGCGCGCCGTGCTTCTCGGTGCTGCCGAGCGCGACGAGGACCGTGTCCTGGTCCCCTTCCGCGAGCCGTTCGGCGACCTCGGCGAAGGACAGCGCCAGGATGTTGTGCTTGCGCTCCTCGTCGGCGTCCTCGTTGACGTAGTCCACCTCGGCCACTCCGACCTCCAATGTAAAGGATTTCTGTAAAGCGTTACATTGGTGACCGTACAACCCATCGCGCGCCTGTGCAAGGGTGCGGACGGGGCATCGGAAGCTGGCTGTCCGACGCCACGGGGGGCACGACGAGCTCAGGGGCGGCGGGCCGGACGGAAACGATCACAAGGATCGGCGAGAAGGCGGAACCGGAGAACTCCGTGACCGCATGGGTGGGGCGCTCGCCGTGGTCTTTGCCGAAGGACTCTTCGGTGGGCAGGTGGATCTGGTTCACAGTGCTGGCTTGCTCCTGGAGTCCTCCGATGACCCGGCGTCATATGGGTGAGAACACCGCCCATGACCGTCGGCGTTTCGGCCACCCGCCTCCTGCTTGGCCTGGCGGGCCAGCAGCTCAAGCTGGGCCCTCGACCCGGGACTCGAGGAAGCCACCAGGACCAGTGGCGCCGGTCCATTCAGGACACTCCGCACCGTGACGCCGCCCGCGGTCAAACCGGCCGTGCTCTCCGGCGCGCTGCTCGCGCTCGTGTACGGGACCGCCCTGTTCTCGGTGCCGTTGATCATCGGCACCCAGGCCCGCATCGACATCCTGACGGTGCAGGTGGTCCGGATGCTCGCGTTCACCTACCCGCCAAGGATCGGCGAGGCGCTGATCCTCTCGCTGCTGGTGGCCGTGGTGCTGGCACTGCTGTGGGGGGTCAACGCGCGGGTCGTGCGGCGCGGCCACTTCGCCACCGTCGGCGGCCGGCACTCGGCGCGGCCCACCACCGTGCTGCGGCCGGTGCCGCTGGTGGTCGCCAGGATCGTGCTGCTCGGTTTCGTGCTGCTGGCGGCGGTCCTGCCGCTGCTGGCGCTGGTGCTGGTGTCGTTCCAGGGTTTCTGGTCCGGCAAGCTCCCGGCGCGCTCTCACACATGGTGATCGGCGTCGCGCTGCTGGCCGTGCTCGGCGGACCGCCGCTGGGGCTGGGCGGAACGCTCACCCTGCTCGTCATCGCCTACGTCGTGCTCTACCTGCCGCAGGCTTCGGTGAGCGCCCAGTCGGGCCAACCAGCTCGTGGGCGGCGAGCTGTCCGAGGCGTCGTGGGTCGCCGGCCGGGGCCGGGGCGCGACCGTGCGGAAGATCGTGCTGCCACTGACGCGACCCGGGCTGATCTCGGGCTGGACATTCGTGTTCGTGCTCGTCGCCGGGGACATCACGGCGTCCTCGCTGCTGGCCGGCCCGAGCACCCCGTGGTCGGGTTCGTGATCACCACGCTGTTCCAGAACGGCACCTATCCCCTGCTGGCTGCACTGGGCACGGTGATCAGCGTCGTGTCGTGCGCGGTGGTGCTCACGGCACTGTCCCTGGCGAACCACAGGAGGCGCTACGAGCGCCGCGCCCGCGGATAGCCGGCTTTCACGCCGCTCAGCCGGGTGTGCGGCCACCCTTCAGGTCACCGGGAAGGCCGTGCTGCCGGTCACCCGATGTCTCTCCTGCCGCGGAACAGCGCCTCCTGGGCGATGCTCGCCACCAGCTCGCCGTCCGGAGCGTGGACGGTGCCGGTGTACCACCCCCGTCCGCGGCCGGCGGCCTTCGGCACCAGATCGGTCAGCAGCCAGCCGTCGAACCGGACCGGACGATGGAACCACACGGCGTGGTCGAGACTCGCCCCCGTCGCGTTGTTCTCGTCGTGCAGGGGGAAGAGTCCACTGGAGATGTCGGACAGATACGTCAGAACACAGGCATGAGTGAGCGGGTCGTCCGGCAGGTCCACAGTGCAGCGAGCCCAGAACCTCGTCGGCCACTCGACGTCCGGATCGGGTTGCTGGGGCAGTTTCGCCTCGATCGAGAGCAGCCGTGGCAACACGGCCTCGGGCAGCTCCTCGGGTGGCGGCACCACAGGTGCGGGCTGCACTTCGCGGGTGGCTCCCGGTTCGTCCGTCACGAACGAGGCGGACAGGGTGAAGATGACCTCGCCGTCCTGGGTCGCCGTCACCCGGCGCGCGGAGTACGACCGGCCGTCCCGGTCGCGGCTCACCCGGAAGGCGATCGGCGTGCCCGCGACACCGCCACGCAGGAAGTACCCGTGCAGGGAATGCGGTTCGCGGCCTGGCGGCACAGTCCGGCCCGCCGCGTACAGGGCCTGCGCGGCGACCTGACCGCCGTAGAGCGGGAAAGGCTCCTCGACGGCGGGGGGCGCACAATAGAGATCCTGTTCGACCTCGTCGAGGGCGAGCAGGCCGAGGACCGTCTCGGCGACGGCCGGTGGCGGGGTCCGCGAAGTCATCCCAAAAATGTACAAGCTGTCAGATGGCTCAGTCACCGTGTCGGTCGACACGGAACACCTACCGGCCACGCGGCGGCGGGCGAGGTAGTCCTCGACATCCATGCTCGCGCTCCTCCGGGGGTCCCGGGTTCATAGCTACGTTACAACTATTGACTGTAATGTCAGAGGTGTCTTACCGTCGTGGGGCGGGGCTTCTTGCTCCGGCAACGACGCCAGGAGGAGACAGGACATGAGCGTCACACCCGAAGACCTGATCGAGCGCAGCATCCCGTTCGTCGACGAGATCAAGAACCGCACCGCCGGGGCCGAGCTGGAGACCTGGCTCAACGAGAACCGGGGCCCGGGCTCGCAGCTGTGGGACGACCTCGCCCGCATGGTCAAGGAAGGCGTCGCCGACGGTTGGGCCGCCAACATCGAGGTCGACGGCCCCGGCTACCGCCGGAGCCGGATCATCGAGCCGTGCGAGCGACTGAGCTGGTTCAGCATCACCGCGGTCTACCTGAACAGCGTCCCGGTCTTCCGCGGCGAGTACCACCAGCATCCCTACGGCGAGATCAACATGGTCGTCCCGCTGGATCCCGGCGCTCTGCTGCGCGGCCCGCGGGGGTGGCAGGGGCCGGGCTGGACCTCGCCCGAGCCCGGAAGCCACCACTACCCCGAGGTCGTGGGCGGGAGCCTGGTCGCCCTGTTCTACCTGCCCGCGGGCCGCATCTCCTATGACATCACGGCGCCCGCGGACTACGCGGCCTCCGACGGGCGCTGACGCGGGCCGGCCGGCTGATGAACGACACCACCACGGAATTCGCACCGGCGGCGGCGACCGTCGAAGAGGCACTGCTCACCCGCCGCAGCGTCCGCGCGTTTCTGCCGACACCGGTGCCCAGAGCCGAGGTGGAGCGACTGCTCGCGCTGGCCTCCCGCTCGGCCAGCAACTCCAACTGTCAGCCGTGGCACGTCCACGTCCTGACCGGTGAGTCGAAGCGACGCCTGACGGAGGCGCTCTGGAAGGCGCTGGACGCGGACGGTCGCGTCGCCGAACGGGAGTACCCGTTCCAACCGGCACCGGAGGACTGGGAAGAACCGTTCCGGACCCGGCGCCGGATCTTCGGCGAGGGCCTCTACCGCGACACGCTCGGGATAGCGGCACACGACGCCGAGGGTCGGCTGGGGCACCACCGGCGCAACTACGACTTCTTCGGCGCCCCGGTCGGTTTGATCCTCACCGTCAGCCGGCGGCCGCTCGCCGGCGCGCTGATCGACGCCGGGCTCTTCCTGCAGGCACTCATGCTCGCGGCCCGGCACGCGGGGCTCGACACCTGCCCGCAGGCCTCGTTCATCGACTTCTACCCGGTACTGCGCCGGCAGCTGAACATCCCGGACGATCAGCTCATCGTCTGCGGCGTCGCCCTCGGATACGCCGACCGCGAGCACTGCCTCAGCGGTTATCGGACCGCGCGTGAACCGGTCGGCGAGTTCACCACGTTCCACAGCGGCGAACTCGGCTGACCTCCGCCACCCGGCGACCGCCGCCCCTCGGTCGCCCAGGCCGGCCATCGACGTTTCGCCTGCCGCAGGGAAGGCTGTGTCGATGCCTATCCACATCGAGCACGAGACCGAGACCGAGACCTTCGAGCGTTCGGCCAACGAGCAGATCCGGAAGGTCGTCGAGGACTGGGCCCTCTACCGCGACTCCGCGCAGTGGGAGAAGTTCGCGACGGTCTGGCACGCCGACGGCTGGATGACCGCGACCTGGTTCCAAGGGCCTTTCGCCGAGTTCATCGACGTCAGCCGCGCGGCTTTCGACCGGGGCGGCCAGATCCTGCACTTCCTCGGCGGCTTCACCTGCGAGGTCACCGGTGACCGGGCGATCGCCCAGACGAAGATGAAGATCGAGCAGCGGGCACAGGTCGACGAGATCCTCGTCGACGTGACCTGCACCGGGCGGTTCTTCGACTTCCTCGAGCGCCGTGACGGGCGCTGGGGGATCGTCCGCCGCCAGCCGATCTACGAGTCCGACCGGATGGACGTCGTCGACCCGGCGACGACCCTCGAGCTCGACGCGACCGTGCTGGCCAGTTTCCCGGCCGGCTACCGCCATCTCGGCTACCTGCAGGAGAACAACGGGTACCGGGTCATGCGCGACCTGCCGGGGTTGCGGGGTCCCGCGGTCGAGGTGCTCTACGACGAGGGCCGGGGCTGGCTCGGTGGCTCGGCGACGCCGGGAGTCGTGCGCCGCAACGAGCGCGACAGTGCCTCGTGACGCCGCGCGAACCAGCGGTCCCGGCGCGCACCGTGCACAGTGGACATACCGCCGCCCGCCTTTCCCCGGGGAAAGTCGCATGGCTCAGCGCGGCCGTCGTCGGCGGCCGTCGGCTCGGCTGCTGCCTGGGCTGTCACCGGCTCGCTCCTTCCAACGCCAGGAGGGTTCGTTTCGCCTGGTCGCCGCCGCGGTACCGGCCGGACGACCCGTCGGCGCGCACCACCCGGTGGCACGGGACCACGAGCGGCAGCGGGTTCGTCGCGCACGCCGTCCCGGCGGCGCGGACCGCCCTCGGGCTTCCGGCGCCGGCCGCGACCTGTGCATAGCTTTCCGTGCGCCCATAGGGAATGTGCGCGAGATGGTCGAGCACCGAACGGCGGAAGCCCTTCGCGAGCCGGAGGTCCAGCGGGACGTCGAACACCTGCCGCCGCCCGCGGAAGTACTCGTCCAGCTCGCGGACGGCCGGGTCGAGGCGTGCCGGCGCGCGCAGCACCCTCGGGCTGACCACCGCTGACAGCTCGGCGAGAACGGCGTCGTGGTTCTCACCGTCGAACGCCACCCGGACGAGCCCGCGCTCGGTCGCCGCGAGCAGCAGCGGGCCGACCGGCGAGTCCATGGTCCGGTAACCGACATCGAGCAGGCCCGCCTCCTGCGCGGCCCCGGCCAGGCGCTCGCGCAACCGGCTGGTCACCGCGGGATCGACTTCCCGCAGCGCGCCGGCCAGCTCGCCGGGAAAAGTCGTCATGTCGGTACTCCTTCGGTTTCGGACCGCCGGTAAGCCTTTCGCAGCGCCTTGATCCCGTCGGCGGCTGCGCGGCGTGCGGCGTCGGCTGTTCCGCCGGTGACGGCCGCCACGTCCTGGTAGGGAAACCCGCCGAGATAGTGGTAGGCGACGGCGGCCCGCTGTTTGCCGGGCAGCCGGGCCAGTGCCTGCCACAGGTCGCCGTCCCAGTCCTCGGGCCGCCCCGAGCGGGCCGGCTCGTCCGGGAGCCCGTCCACCGGGACCGGCCGCCGCGCCCGGTCCCGGTGGACGTCGATGGCCTTCCGGTGGGCGATGGTGACCAGCCACGCCTCGACGTTCGCGTCGGGCGGAAGCGCCGGGTAGGCCTTCAGCGCGGAAAGGAACGTCTCCGACCACGCGTCCTCGGCGTCGGCGGGACCGGCCACCGCGCGGATGACCCGCAGCACCATGGCCCCGTACTCGTCGACGACCTGCTCGAACGGTTTCACACCCACTCCCGGTAAACGCTCGGCAAGCCCGAAACGTGAGGTGCCGTTACCGGGCACGCTAGACGCCGACGGGAGACTGCGGTCAGGACCGGACCGAAGCCGACGCGATCAGAGAAAATGGGCGACCATGCCGGGGGACTGCCGATGACACGCCGTTACAGCAGGGCCGAACTCGATGCCGGGCGCGAGACGCGCCTGCCCGACCTGGTCGCCCCGAACCTGCGGGTGCTGCTCGTGGGCATCAATCCGGGCCTGTCCTCCGCGGTCGCCGGACGCCACTTCGCGACGCCGGGCAACCGGCTCTGGCCCGCCCTGCACCGGTCCGGCTTCACACCACGCCTGCTCACCCCGGAAGAGGACGAGGAGCTGCTCGGCCTCGGCATCGGGATCACCAGCCTCGTCGCCAGGCCGACCGTGCGGGCCTCGGAACTGACCCGGGACGAGTACGTCGAAGGGGGACGCCGGCTGCGCGAGACGGTTCTCGCCCTTCGGCCACAGTGGCTCGCGCCGCTCGGCGTGACCGGGTACCGCGCGGCGTTCGGTGTGCGGGACGCGGCTGTCGGGCTGCGGGAGGAGTCCGTCGGGGCCACCCGCATCTGGATCCTGCCCAACCCCAGCGGCCTCAACGCCCACTACCCTCCCCTCGCACTCGCCCGCGAGTTCGCCCGGCTCCGGGTCGCCGCCGGGATGCCGGACCGATCGGGCGTCCTCTCACCGGGCGGGGCGGCCGCCGGAAGAGAGCGGAGCTGACCGTGCGCCGGCCGCTTCCCGGTCACGCCTTCCCCTCCATCCCGAGCAGCGCGAGCTTCGCGGCTTCGCCGCCGCGGTAACGCCCGGGCGAGCCATCCGAGCGCACCACCCGGTGACACGGGACGACGAGGGGCACAGGGTTCAGCGCACACGCGGTCCCGACGACACGTACCGTCCGCGGGCTGCCCGCGGCGGCCGCGACCTCCGCGTAGCTCCTCGTGTCGCCGAACGGGATCTCCGCCAGCCGCGCGAGGACGGCGCGGCGGAAGCCTGTCGCAAGTCTCAGGTCGACCGGCAGGTCGAACACCCGCCGCGAACCGGTGAAGTACTCGTCGAGCTCGCGTGCGGCTTCGTCGAGGCGCCGGGGCGCTTCGAGGATCCTCGGGCTCACTGCGCCGGCCAGTGATTCGAGGACGGCGTCATGGTTCTCGTTCTCGAACGCCACGCGCAGCAGGCCCTGGTCGGTGGCGGCGAGCAGCAGTGGCCCGACCGGCGAGTCGACCATGCGGTAGGCGATGTCGAGTAGGCCCGCCCGCTCAGCGTCATCGGCGAGCCTCTGCCGCAGGCGGTCCATGTTCGCCGCGCTCACCTCGGACAAGACCCCGAGGACCCCGTCTGCGTTCTGTCCGGCAGCCGTCATGCCGTCGCTCCCTCCACCTCGTGCCCTCGCCCGGCCGCCCGCCTGGCGGACTCGTCGATCTGCACCGGGTCACCGGCCCGCAGTACCCCGACCGACGAGGGCCGCGTGATCTCCTCGACGAGCACCGCGACCCTGGCACTGGTGAACACGAGGTCCGGCGGCTCAGAACAGCCTCCCCGACTCGTCCAAACCCTCCTCCAGGTCCAGCAGAAAGCGCTTGCGGGCCAGCCCTCCCGCGTATCCCGTCAGCCGCCCGCTCGCGCCGACGACGCGGTGACACGGCACGATGATGCTGATCGGGTTCCAGCCGTTCGCGTTCCCGACGGCCTGCGCGGCCCCGGGCTCCCCGAGCGCGGCCGCGAGTTCGCCGTAGGTGCGGGTCTGGCCGTGCGGTATCCGTGTCAGCAGCGACCACACGCGCTGTTCGAAGGGCGTCCCGCGCGGGGCGAGCTCGAGGTCGAACGTCCTGCGGTGGCCGGCGAAGTACTCCTTGAGCTGCGCCATGGGCGCTTCGAACCCCTCGCCGGTCCGCGGCCCCAGCCCCGCCGTCAGCCGGGGACGGCGCCGGTGCCCTTCGAAGTAGAGCCCGATCAGGGCCTGGTCGTCGGCGACGAGTGTGAGCTCGCCGATGGGCGAGTCGGTCACGGTGTGCCGGATGCTCATCGGATTCGTTCCCTTCCCGTGGTGATCCTCCGCCCGGTAGACGCCGGCGGCCGCCGAAACGTGAGACCCGCGGCGCACGAGGCGTGCGCGGCCGCGATCGGCTCAGTCGGTCACGTCGTACATCTCGATGACGCGGTTCTCGAGCCGCGGCACGATCTCGCCGAGGACGAGCTCCTTGAAGTGCGTCGTCTCACGGTGGTCGGCGAACGCCTCCCTCGAGGCGTAACGCTCGAGGAGGACGATCTCCCGCTCGCTGCCGAGCCGGCGATAGGCCTCGAAGCCCAGGCAGCCAGGCTCGGTGAGGGCAGCCTCCACCAGCTTCGGGTAGAAGCCGAGGATCTCCTCCTCCTTGCCCGGAGCGATGGTGTGTCGTGCGATGACCTGCAATGCGGACATGCGAACCTCTCGTCTTCTCGGTCGATCTCTTGGTCCTGCGGCCACGATGCTGCCGGCCGGTCAGCCCACGCGCCGCGCGTAGTCGACCAGCCTGGCCTGCAGCTCGGGGTACGGCACTGCGGCGGGTACCCCTCCCCCGTCGCGTACTGCGACCGCCACGCTCGCGGCAGCGTGGACGGCGGCCCGGTACGGCAACGAGCCGGTACTTACCCGCCGGATGCCGAGCCTGCCCAGTTCTCCCAGGCTCAGCCCCGGGACGACGAGCACGTTGACCGGAACCGGGATGTTGGCCGCGAGTTCCCCGAGCACTGCCGGCTCCACGGCCCCGGGCACGAAGACGCCGTCGGCGCCGTGCCGGCAGTACAGCTGTGCCCGTTCGAGTGTGCTCTCCACGTCCGCGTCCTGGCCGAGCCAGTAGGTGTCCACCCGGGCGTTGACGAACAGGGCCGGGCAGCGCTCCTTCACGGCTTGCACCTTCGCAGCATGTGCCTGCGACGGGATCAGCGTTTCGTCCGTGCTGTCCTCGATGTTGACGCCGGCGGCGTCGAGCTGCGCGACGTAGTCCGCGACCGCCTCGGGCGAGTCGGCGTAACCGTCCTCGATGTCTACGCTGACGTGCCCCGGCACGGCGGACAACGCCTCGGCCAGCCGCAGGTTCGCCTCCTTGGTGGCCCGACCGCCGTCGGGCCTGCCGAGAGCCGACGCCACACCGAAGCTGGTCGTGCCGATCGCGTCGAACCCGGCTTCGGCGAAGGTCAGCGCGGACGGCACGTCCCACGCGTTGGGGAGCAACAACGGCCGGTCGCCGAAGTGCAGGTCCCGGAACGTCTTCACCATGTCTTCCACACCCTCGGTCGGACGGCTGGGCCGGTCCGAAGGAACCGTCCCGTCGCAGGCGGCCGGAGTACGTCTCCCCGTGCCTTCGGCAGCCGCGACTGCCACCGACGTTAGCGACCTGATGTTTCGGCTGCGGCCGGAACATCACGCCGCCTGTCAGGGCTGGATGTTCTCCAGGTCCTCCAGAAGGCTCGGGTGCGTCGGCTCCCAGCCGAGCGCTTCGCGGGTATGGGTGCTGGACGAGGGCTGGTCGCTCGCGAAGATCGGGCCGAGCGGGCCGTAGGTCTCCGACGGCACCGGCTCGACCGGCAGGCCCAGCCGCCGGCCGATGACCGCGGCGATGTCACGCACCTTGTCTCCCTCGTCGGCCACGGCGTGCCAGGAGGTACCGGCTTCCGCCTTCTCCAGGGCGAGCCGGAAGAGGACTGCCGCGTCGAGCGCGTGCACGGCCGGCCAGCGCTGTGCGCCGTCGCCCGGGTAGCCGGACACTCCGGTCTGGCGTGCGATGTTGGTCAGCACACCGGCGAACCCGCCTGTGCCCTGGTTGTGCACAGTGCGCGGCAGGCGGATGGCCGTGCTCCGGACCCCGCGCGAGGCCAGGCCCAGGACCGCCGTGATCGCGCGGCCGCGACCACCGACCGGCCCGTCGGTCGACGCCGGGTCGGACTCGGTGGAAGCGCGGCCCGGCACGTAGGGCGTACCCGAGACCGTGACGAAGGCGCGGTCGCTGCCGACGAGTTCCTCGCCCAGGACCGCGATGGCGGCACTCTCCTCGGCGACCGCCCGCGCGACGGCGTCGGCGCTGCTGAAGTCGTTGGCGAATGCCAGGTGGATCACGCCGTCGGCCTGAGCAGCGCCGGCGCGCAGGAGGTCCAGATCGGCGAGATCTCCCTGGAGTGGCTTGGCGCCGGCCGCCTCGGCGGCCCGTGCGGACGCGTCGGAGCGGGTGAGG
Proteins encoded in this region:
- the mug gene encoding G/U mismatch-specific DNA glycosylase is translated as MTRRYSRAELDAGRETRLPDLVAPNLRVLLVGINPGLSSAVAGRHFATPGNRLWPALHRSGFTPRLLTPEEDEELLGLGIGITSLVARPTVRASELTRDEYVEGGRRLRETVLALRPQWLAPLGVTGYRAAFGVRDAAVGLREESVGATRIWILPNPSGLNAHYPPLALAREFARLRVAAGMPDRSGVLSPGGAAAGRERS
- a CDS encoding putative quinol monooxygenase; amino-acid sequence: MSALQVIARHTIAPGKEEEILGFYPKLVEAALTEPGCLGFEAYRRLGSEREIVLLERYASREAFADHRETTHFKELVLGEIVPRLENRVIEMYDVTD
- a CDS encoding SDR family oxidoreductase yields the protein MHIFVTGGTGLIGSAVVAELLGNGHTVLALTRSDASARAAEAAGAKPLQGDLADLDLLRAGAAQADGVIHLAFANDFSSADAVARAVAEESAAIAVLGEELVGSDRAFVTVSGTPYVPGRASTESDPASTDGPVGGRGRAITAVLGLASRGVRSTAIRLPRTVHNQGTGGFAGVLTNIARQTGVSGYPGDGAQRWPAVHALDAAVLFRLALEKAEAGTSWHAVADEGDKVRDIAAVIGRRLGLPVEPVPSETYGPLGPIFASDQPSSSTHTREALGWEPTHPSLLEDLENIQP
- a CDS encoding acyl-CoA thioesterase gives rise to the protein MTSRTPPPAVAETVLGLLALDEVEQDLYCAPPAVEEPFPLYGGQVAAQALYAAGRTVPPGREPHSLHGYFLRGGVAGTPIAFRVSRDRDGRSYSARRVTATQDGEVIFTLSASFVTDEPGATREVQPAPVVPPPEELPEAVLPRLLSIEAKLPQQPDPDVEWPTRFWARCTVDLPDDPLTHACVLTYLSDISSGLFPLHDENNATGASLDHAVWFHRPVRFDGWLLTDLVPKAAGRGRGWYTGTVHAPDGELVASIAQEALFRGRRDIG
- a CDS encoding ABC transporter permease subunit, whose protein sequence is MAWRASSSSWALDPGLEEATRTSGAGPFRTLRTVTPPAVKPAVLSGALLALVYGTALFSVPLIIGTQARIDILTVQVVRMLAFTYPPRIGEALILSLLVAVVLALLWGVNARVVRRGHFATVGGRHSARPTTVLRPVPLVVARIVLLGFVLLAAVLPLLALVLVSFQGFWSGKLPARSHTW
- a CDS encoding nitroreductase; translated protein: MNDTTTEFAPAAATVEEALLTRRSVRAFLPTPVPRAEVERLLALASRSASNSNCQPWHVHVLTGESKRRLTEALWKALDADGRVAEREYPFQPAPEDWEEPFRTRRRIFGEGLYRDTLGIAAHDAEGRLGHHRRNYDFFGAPVGLILTVSRRPLAGALIDAGLFLQALMLAARHAGLDTCPQASFIDFYPVLRRQLNIPDDQLIVCGVALGYADREHCLSGYRTAREPVGEFTTFHSGELG
- a CDS encoding nuclear transport factor 2 family protein; amino-acid sequence: MPIHIEHETETETFERSANEQIRKVVEDWALYRDSAQWEKFATVWHADGWMTATWFQGPFAEFIDVSRAAFDRGGQILHFLGGFTCEVTGDRAIAQTKMKIEQRAQVDEILVDVTCTGRFFDFLERRDGRWGIVRRQPIYESDRMDVVDPATTLELDATVLASFPAGYRHLGYLQENNGYRVMRDLPGLRGPAVEVLYDEGRGWLGGSATPGVVRRNERDSAS
- a CDS encoding 4-hydroxylaminobenzoate lyase, which translates into the protein MSVTPEDLIERSIPFVDEIKNRTAGAELETWLNENRGPGSQLWDDLARMVKEGVADGWAANIEVDGPGYRRSRIIEPCERLSWFSITAVYLNSVPVFRGEYHQHPYGEINMVVPLDPGALLRGPRGWQGPGWTSPEPGSHHYPEVVGGSLVALFYLPAGRISYDITAPADYAASDGR
- a CDS encoding isocitrate lyase/PEP mutase family protein, with the protein product MVKTFRDLHFGDRPLLLPNAWDVPSALTFAEAGFDAIGTTSFGVASALGRPDGGRATKEANLRLAEALSAVPGHVSVDIEDGYADSPEAVADYVAQLDAAGVNIEDSTDETLIPSQAHAAKVQAVKERCPALFVNARVDTYWLGQDADVESTLERAQLYCRHGADGVFVPGAVEPAVLGELAANIPVPVNVLVVPGLSLGELGRLGIRRVSTGSLPYRAAVHAAASVAVAVRDGGGVPAAVPYPELQARLVDYARRVG
- a CDS encoding creatininase family protein — encoded protein: MAEVDYVNEDADEERKHNILALSFAEVAERLAEGDQDTVLVALGSTEKHGAHIPLGTDSYVTMEVVKRAAKAADVLYSPLVPFGYSPHHMGRHLEGAGTITLRAETYRRIMSDIARSLIFHGFKRVIFVSHHGSNTKPIDEVMRQLRYDTGAFISYYKTPTERDASVIQDLFENPPEETPGWHSSELETSALMATSEGLVNMKRAVEDRAHAPAYMTDEFSKIDGTSTVKFKGSENIWVPMEHHEYCDTAVIGNPFRSNREKGLQMLDRMSEHLASFVQEVRKFDVEVTYSDYPGRA
- a CDS encoding methylated-DNA--[protein]-cysteine S-methyltransferase, whose translation is MDRLRQRLADDAERAGLLDIAYRMVDSPVGPLLLAATDQGLLRVAFENENHDAVLESLAGAVSPRILEAPRRLDEAARELDEYFTGSRRVFDLPVDLRLATGFRRAVLARLAEIPFGDTRSYAEVAAAAGSPRTVRVVGTACALNPVPLVVPCHRVVRSDGSPGRYRGGEAAKLALLGMEGKA
- a CDS encoding RNA polymerase sigma factor produces the protein MGVKPFEQVVDEYGAMVLRVIRAVAGPADAEDAWSETFLSALKAYPALPPDANVEAWLVTIAHRKAIDVHRDRARRPVPVDGLPDEPARSGRPEDWDGDLWQALARLPGKQRAAVAYHYLGGFPYQDVAAVTGGTADAARRAAADGIKALRKAYRRSETEGVPT
- a CDS encoding methylated-DNA--[protein]-cysteine S-methyltransferase, whose translation is MTTFPGELAGALREVDPAVTSRLRERLAGAAQEAGLLDVGYRTMDSPVGPLLLAATERGLVRVAFDGENHDAVLAELSAVVSPRVLRAPARLDPAVRELDEYFRGRRQVFDVPLDLRLAKGFRRSVLDHLAHIPYGRTESYAQVAAGAGSPRAVRAAGTACATNPLPLVVPCHRVVRADGSSGRYRGGDQAKRTLLALEGASR
- a CDS encoding methylated-DNA--[protein]-cysteine S-methyltransferase, whose translation is MSIRHTVTDSPIGELTLVADDQALIGLYFEGHRRRPRLTAGLGPRTGEGFEAPMAQLKEYFAGHRRTFDLELAPRGTPFEQRVWSLLTRIPHGQTRTYGELAAALGEPGAAQAVGNANGWNPISIIVPCHRVVGASGRLTGYAGGLARKRFLLDLEEGLDESGRLF